The sequence caagcattggtatgtcaagtttggtcgtcatattttggtgaatcaaaactcatgttaagagtcgcttgattatgtactagagtcaacttcgtataggttagcttgaaagtattaggatatgagacattacaagtattgcgaagtcttgaagatgtgaagaagcaatgagctacaccaacaacaatcatccttccacttgaggttagtgatattggacttgaactgtttcattccctaacgtatctttcaagtcatgcatattgaaaacataaatgcgaagcatatttgaactttagatagacatagtattaaggaatacaatacgaggtttattgcttaaccattaaactttgtagataagacatcaccataatcatttcaatgatattgtgattatgtatgggtatgaggtgagaatttcatcctagggaacaatgtttacatgtgttctaaggaagtaagttcataaacttgtttgtggaccaaaaaggaaatttccaggtgttattggttttgttattcattgcatatcttatgaacaaccaatatgtgtaattgagtacaaccgctcacaacttgttgtgttcttggtagaactattcacaaagtcctgacttatgtattggtacaacttttattagtaaaaccgatcttaagtaatcacttgtggtatgatcgggtttgtgtgtctGACCAACTAATaggaaagggtaaccgatcctagtaaggggtgcagtacatcacaaggggaaccgatccatgtatggggtgcagcaaggtttatagcagaaaggggaaccgatcctatggacatgtgcaacacgtttttaggcaaagggcaactgatcctatggacatgtgcaacacatataagttagataccatatatatgtggggaaccgatcctagtaccttatcaaccgaattttgggaagctagtgtgactatgcacagtactcacatggaggtagaatcgaaacttgttttggtagaaccgttaaacccatgattgtgattgaatgttggtttgatcaatcacatagttcttgaaagtcagatgaaccaattctaaacttgtttggaagtgtggaaaatcggttttaaggttgtaagtgtaaaagagaacttacaaagtaaagatatcgacaaactttgaacacgtgctatgaatgtttatttctttaattgttcaaagatattccttaacggctaagggaacagaatcccaggatcgaaacataagtaagttaagaatgtttagttaaggttattaatttcattttagagaaattccagaattagtaatgtgcatttactaattagattttccgagagatatcaatcattatttttggacagagcatttccaggaattatggaaaccgaatttgtgctttaatgaaaatcttgagaatattttcggttttggaaattccttgatgtccaaacttccttgtctataaatacttgaagtttgtctttctagcaaactaatccttcgtaataacAAACTTCCTTTTTTgttattgttactggtgtagccgcctattcggagaggagagtaacctaattagttgaaatctcttacggccgctcagtttaaagtcttctttgggattgagaagctctagcgtgtaccgttggtgggaaactagataattgcggtttatcttttgttttcgattgatttgattgactaacggtggttgaaatctgatggcacctagtttgtttattcttgagaatcttctcttttgatataagattcactcaaactagttcagagtttcgacatggatctttagactgttgtgagttccAAAGAtgatcttgtaataatccattgttaacagactccgttatgtgcatgattgatcataagagattcaagtgattgtgtgcaggtttttattgaagatttaagaagatttgaaaacaaagaagatattgaagatctgacttgggttttataatctttggtgtgcataatacttgtttcggtaaaagaggatctaattaataatcggtttatccttgtggtagattggattgattaattgagtaggtcggcatcaacacagttcttcggattaaaggtgttgttggcttaatcttaaacgattacttcggtaattgaatataagatagatctaaggacctgacgaaggagtttatattaagataaacggaagagcatttgtttgactcatatcacttggttgaagagagttgataccaaacagatttgttgttcctttactttttggaatacgaaccaaaggaattatttaagtacatgacttatttataagttggaggcgtgggaatacagacggaactaggtgaactataggtttagttgcttggtctcaactatacgaagttggtgtaattttgtgtagcagcttaatccttagagtattcaattctggactaggtcccgggggttttctgcatttgcggtttcctcgttaacaaaatcttgatgtgtcatttacttttattttccgcattataattattttattataattaaagtaaattacacaaacgttaattcatatttgcttaataagcaatcctattgtgtttggttaagtctgaacctttgtatcaagtaaacatacttcgttgttgtattgtctcgatctcgtatctatagacgatcacacgaagtgtgaaccgattagttgtattatctcgactcagtccatagacaatcactttcggataaaggacttataggtaggaaaagttttagcttgaggtatatttggataccctcgccttttcaattggtatcagagcagaaaaacacgaaaagatcaaaaaatctgtgtttggtgcgatccaacctataagaattgaatctaatgtctgattcagttaacgtagtggcaggatttgactactttacAAGATCGTGGTGGAGatcacgtatgaagtatgtaatactcctaTTCCTAAATATGTTAGGAATCATGCTTACgtatgtcttgagtgacttacataATCCTTTCGTAAACATGGGATTTTATATCATTTTGTTGAGTAACAATGATACTAAGGCCTATGTAACAGgttgtatcttgaaaatgcataagatttctCTTATGATTTGTATGAACCATGGCTGTTGTGTTCTTGATAAATCTAGAACCTTAAATATATATTTTGGATGGTTACCAAAATATATACATGTACGTTTTCAGATGTAACTCTGTTAATGTTTCACCATCTAGGGtgcgattttggaaaatatgtattccTTCAAGGAATACGTTTTCAGTTAATAAtcttattaacaatggattgcttcatacacctcacaactgttttaatgaagcaagtgatcttttgaaatattacatggtttatgattctgatgatatttataacaaatatcatattttgttcaattttatgtttgtatactctagtaaattcttgaataaaattcaagtgatattatcacattctggtaataaaagagaaatctctatgatttgactcaaataattgatgatctcattcccaagaagaagaattttagagttggaagacgaaaacgtttttaatttcctagttctcttctttatgctaatttttaatgtttaggagcttattttatgagtttttagagttttatgcccctttggtttatgggggtggggaggcctagagcctcccattttgtaattcttgtaattacgtttttttctttaataaaccattttgacctagaaaAAAAAAGGTAATAAAAGAGaataaagatccagtccatagaaaaccgattttttaaaagaaagacctagacacaaaatcggaattgtttcctCACAAAACACGGTTTCCGATTTTGAGTGTGTTCCCTAAAACTAGTTTTTGATATCAAGTCTTCCTATAAAATATAATCTCTTGCTATGTgttcaaacatattggggaagattgctcaaaaccgtaactagggtttttcatattttcacaaGTATGAGAAGAGGGAAACAAGAACTAAATCCGGTAATAAACGGATCAGAATCGAAAATATGGATGAAATCATATTTTCTAACAATATTGATAACAAGCATGAATTTATATGTTTCGTTGACAGATCTTGTTTTAGAAAGTACGAAACACTCAAGGGAATGGATTTCACGGCTGAAAAGAAGTTTAATCCTGATGTCCAAAATAAGGACTATGTGAAGTTTGTTTAAGAGCGGAATTGGGGAAATCTTTTCGATCTTGAAGAATATTCACCTGATAGGGTAAGagttttctatgccaatattcacaATATTGATCACAAAAAGTTAGTTTTGTGACTTTTGTTGGTCGATGTATCTATTATATTGATCGTAAAACCATTTCTAATGCTATTAAGTACAGTGAGGAAAGTAATCACCTGATTACCTGAGTTGAAATTGATcacgataccatttcaacatGTCTCATTGGAAAGAAGGTTGCATGGAAAATTATAGATTACCAACAAAGAATATACCCTTTCATCTTAAggttttcggtaaacttgctttagcaaccatatttgcaagtacaagagataaaTCAGTCTGGGATAAGACGTTTGCAGAATTTGTCTATTTTCTGGTAAAAGAGGATACTGAAATAGATTTGTGCGGTATCATTGTCATTCAAATGATCAATATATCAGATTTTATCTCATCTTCTGGTATCAAGAGGAATCTCGGCTTTCCGTGCATGATTACCAAAATCTGCGAATCAGtcggaggagaagattttgaagataggTTGAGCATTAATGTTGTGACTAATAAGACTATAAGTCAAATGGTTGGGGTACAAACCCACTATGATGTTGTCTGAAGAATTTCTCCAAATTCTTACAAGAAGAGGCTTTTTTCTCACCTTGAAAGTTTAGGTAAACAACTTGACTGTTTTCAGAAACAGATCCGCTTTGCTGCTCGAAAAGACATagaaactcttaaaggaattcaaaattttgaatcaGAATTTTGGGATCAAGAATCAAAAATCGAAGAAGAGCGACAAAAGCACTTGACCCCAAGGAATGTTCTTCCCAATGTTtaaattggaaaagaaaaagaaaagtagacattaatttttgatttatttcaataaagtcttatgaataaaactattatgaataaaattatttgattggtaatttttcttgtgatagttttcggtttacatagcctgtgcttgaatgcttttatcttattgatatgtatgtttatgggatgtttgatttcagttttgctaccttaatattcgatctcatatattgtgaacccttatggtttgggtgactttttgatttagcaggagtaaaatctagcccatgttggtaggctttatcaaaggatcatgtggggttctgatagaaacaatatgtgaaaaagtcacaatatgttgaatcggttttggtttagcataaaagcatatgtgtttcgacggttttcaacttttgcttgcaattgttaaaaccggttttcaacctttctctggtaaaggttgaggtgtgttgttattcttttgttcacgcataaggatgacaatgtggtgatatttcgatatcaattctccttggacgaagatgcaatcatattggaaaaatggatgcgaaatttgatgtaacaatcttgttagttaattgttttcctgtttaagaaaagcctgagtttatattacatatttgttgcttttgcttaacaaaatttcggttcaattgatgtttaatacatgatgtgtgtgtggatgtgtgtttcaactggttccgattaagaaaaactattgttatctttctttattgtgtggtatcaattgtttaggcttacaaaatttcggtacaattgatgtgtgtatgtgattcaattggttctggttaagaaaaactattgttgtcttgcttttgtatggtatcaattgtttaggcttacaaaatttcggtgcaattgcggtgcttataatgtttatgttgtttcaattgcttccggttgaggtgaataattatgcaagttgatttattttggtttgcatgaattatttatggcttaacgaaataaattgTGTAcaagatgagttgtttagtccaattcgatccggataagagaaactaagttaattctgatcttagttagacttatcgaagtgaggtttcagttattcaagtctaatcgaatgccttaacaagaaatgctagttaactaacctagtacttgtcttgtttgaaattgaaaggtctaagtttatggataattagaacctgatgagaaaaatggagtttatctttattttggtcttatcgaattaagcggttgtttttgaccaatcggtttagcaaagggactaaggtgcttagttgtttttggtttgctaaactaaattggaaaaattgtttcagacaattgtttccttggtaacatatcaaaataaaactacttgtagtttcatttttgatattggttatcagaacatgatgtgtggaaccctcgtgcctaactctataagtttgcaagtctattttgagatttgtaagattttttttcgtgttgtcctttacttttttcgtttctttgtcatttttgtgacaaaaaggggaataatatatggagtaaacaggtgatactggtattgattttatattgattggtatcgctagggaaaagaacattggtgcttgaacgtttatctaacgaaagagtgaaagcacggattaagggggagtaacatgtcatataaattggtataacaaagacgtgcggattgaatatctacataTATTCCTTAAGGGGAGtaatatctttgttattataatgtcaacaacgacattttcaaggattgaatgtaagcagttttactgtgtcgTTGAATCAGGAATCCAGtggtaatgaattcttgtaatttgtttatccatatgatgtaagagttttaccactaaaattgacaaagggggagattgttagagcatttctcggttgaacccaccaagcgttggtatgtcaagtttggttgtcatattttagtgaatcaaaactcatgttaagagtcgcttgattatgtactagagtcaacttcgtataggttagcttggaagtattaggatatgagacatacaagtattgcgaagtattgaagatgtgaagaagcaaggagctacaacgacaacaatcatccttccacttgagtttagtgatatttggcttaaactgtttcattccctaacgtatctttcaagtcgtgcacattgaaaacataactgcgaagcatatttgaactctagatagacatagtattaaggaatacaatatgaggtttattgataaaccattaaactttgtaggtaagacatcgccataatcattcgaatgctattgtgattatgtatgggtatgaggtgaggatttcatcctagggaacaatgtttacatgtgttctaaggaattaagttcataaacttgttagtggaccgaaaaggaaattgcaaagtgttattggttttgttattcattgcatatcttatgaacaaccaatatgtgtgattgagtataatcgCTTACAACTTGTTGtcttcttggtagaactattcacaaatgcctgacttatgtattggtgtaACTTTTATTattaaaaccgatcttaagtaattacttatggtgtgatcgggtttgtgtgtctgaccaattaatgggaaaggggaaccggtcctagtaaggggtgcaatacatcacaaggggaaccgatccttgtatggggtgcagcaaggtttatagcagaaaggggaaccgatcctatggacatgtgcaacacatataagttagataccatatatatgtggggaaccgatcctagtacctaatcaaccgaattttgggaagctaatgtgactatgcacagtactcacatggaggtagaaccgaaactgtttttggtagaaccattaaacccatgattgtgattgaatgttggttttataaatcacatagttcttgaaagtcagatgaaccaattctaaacttgtttggaagtgtggcaaattggtttcaaggttgtaagtgtgaaagagaacttacaaagtaaagatgtcgacaaactttggacacgtgctatgaatgtttatttctttaattgttcaaagatattccttaacgactaagggaagagaatcccaggattgaaacataagtaagttaagaatgatttagttaaggttattaatatgtggggaaccgatcctagtacctagtcaaccgaattttgggaagctagtgtgactatacacAGTACTCACATAGCAAACTGTACACGTGAGTACTGTGAATAAAGAGTTGTATGCACAACACTGCTGCGGACTGGGATATTCTAAATTTCTTTCGAGTGAAACATAGGCAGGTGAAGCATTCTATTCCGGTTGAATGTTCTTGGTCTCCTCCTGATGTTGGGGAGTTACTTttgtgttgtgatggtgcatccaaAGACATTCCCGGAACTGCTGGTGCTGGTGTTGTCGTTAGAGACCATGACTGTAACTTTGTGGGAGAAATGAGTATTGGTCTGGGTAGAACAAATAATTTCTTGGCGGAATTGTATGGGGTGATTGTTGGTTTGGAATGGGATGTGAAGTGGGCAGTTCGTAAAGTGGTGGTGCGTTCAGATTCTATTGGTGCAATATCATCTTTTTTGAAttccaatattctttggtttgcTAGACAAAGGTGGAGAAGAATACAAGATAACTATGATTCAATTCGTTTTGGACATACTTATCGGGAAGCTAACTTTGCGGTTGTTTCCATGGCAAAAAGAGGTTGTTTACTTAGAAATGGCGAAGGGTTGAATTATGATGAGAGGCCTTATTTTCTACATTCTTTAGAATATCATCATGtctcttatttcagatttaaatagtttgtaagttttctGGGGTCTTtggcctcttttcttgtaaactcctTGTAAATATTTGTTATACATCAATacaattttggacttaccaaaaaaaaaatgcacagtactcacagggaggtagaatcgaaacttgttttggtagaaccgttaaacccatgattgtgattgaatgttgatttgatcaataacatagttcttgaaagtcagattaaccaattctaaacttgtttggaagtgtgtaaaatcggtttcaaggttgtaagtgtgaaagagaacttacaaagtaaagatgtcgacaaactttgaacacgtgctatgaatgtttatttctttgattgttcaaagatattccttaacggctaagggaagagaatcccaggatcgaaacataagtaagttaagaatcttttaattaaggttatcaatttcattttagggaaattccagaattagtaatgtgcatttactaattagattttccgagatatttcgatcattatttttggacagagcatttccaggaattacggaaatcgaatttgtgctttaatgaatatcttgagaatatttggaaattccttggtgtccaaacttccttgtttataaatacttgaagtttacctttctagcaaactaacccttcgtaacaacagacttcctcttttgttgttgttactggtgtagccgcctattcggagaggagagtaacctaattaggcgaaatctcttacagccgctcagtttaaagtcttctttgggattgagaagctctagcgtgtatcattggtgggaaactagataattgcggtttatcttttgttttcgattgatttgattgactaatggtggttgaaatctgattgcacctagtttgtttattctttagaattttctcttctgatataagattcactcaaactagttcagagtttcgacagggatctttagactgatgtgagttctaaagacgatcttgtgataatccattgttaacagactacgttatgtgtgtgattgatcacaagagattcaagtgattctgtgcaggtttttattgaagatttaagaagatttgaagactaagaatatattgaagatctgacttgggttttataatctttggtgtgcacaatacttgtttcggtaaaataggatccaattaataatcggtttatccttgtggtagattggattgattaattgagtagatcggcatgaacacagttcttcggattaaaggtgttgttggcataatcttaaacgattacttcggtaattgaacataagatagatctaaggacctgaggaaagagtttatgttaagataaacggaagagcctttgtttgactcatatcacttggttgaagagagttgataccaaacagatttgttgttcctttactgtttggaatactaaccaaaggaattgttccaagtacatgacttatttataagttggaggtgtgggaatacagacggaactaggtgaactataggtttagttgctttgtctcaactatacgaagttggtgtaattttgtgtagcggattaatcctgagagtatttaattctggactaggttccggggttttctgcatttgcggtttcctcgttaacaaaatgttgtgtgtcatttacttttattttcctcattatagttgttttattataattaaagtagattacacaaacgttaattcctatttacttgataagcaatcctattgtgtttagttaagtctgaacctttgtatcaagtaaacatacttcgttgttgtattgtctcgatctcgtatccatagacgatcacatgaagtgtgaaccaattagttgcattgtctcgactcagtccatagacaatcactttcggagaaaggacttataggtacgaaaagttttaacttgaggtatatttggtaccctcgcattttcaattgatatcatagaaagcaaacatgaaaagatctaacaatatgtgtttgatgcgatccaacctataagaattgaatctatgtctaaTTCAATCAACGTAGTAGCAGGATTTGATATCCTCAAGGTCCCATGGTGGAGGGCACAAATGAAGAGTGCAATACTCTCATTAAAAGATTCTTGTATGAGTTGGTTGAGAACTTACAACTTCTCGAAAAAGTCTCTCTTAGATCTAAGATATGACACACTGATTTCACCTTATGATGAATCTCACATTCAAGGAAATCAACATAATTGAAGAAGGATTTTCAATGGTAACCTGATTGGATTACTGAATGCATCCTTTGTTTCTTCTATTTCTCATTGTGAACATCTCACTAAGAGAAATTGTCATTTCAAAATCTTAAGGTTTTGTGAATCTTTTCTTTGGTCCTTTATCAACTATATCCACAAACAGTCCTGTTGGATTAGATTTTAGAAGCAATCTTATGGAAAAGAATTCTCAAACAGAGAATCAAATAACTCGAAAGGTTTTCAATAAAGAGATCTTACTATATTGAAA comes from Papaver somniferum cultivar HN1 chromosome 7, ASM357369v1, whole genome shotgun sequence and encodes:
- the LOC113294974 gene encoding uncharacterized protein LOC113294974, translated to MHNTAADWDILNFFRVKHRQVKHSIPVECSWSPPDVGELLLCCDGASKDIPGTAGAGVVVRDHDCNFVGEMSIGLGRTNNFLAELYGVIVGLEWDVKWAVRKVVVRSDSIGAISSFLNSNILWFARQRWRRIQDNYDSIRFGHTYREANFAVVSMAKRGCLLRNGEGLNYDERPYFLHSLEYHHVSYFRFK